The Pirellulimonas nuda genome includes a region encoding these proteins:
- a CDS encoding Gfo/Idh/MocA family protein, whose product MSLPRLLMVGTGEYTTGYVRDGASGSDKSAGVVALTCFDLRDRGRLGDLSMAGANGAKFPAIRRHLQDLVGDKYSGLDVSFRSFPADDTPRDPLAYLAALDALEPGDLVTVFTPDDTHFEIAMRAVERGMHVLVAKPIVKNLREHLLLAAAARRHGVLVAMEVHKRWDPLYADARDRIRELGAFSFFSSYMSQPKSQLGTFRAWAGKSSDISFYLNAHHVDFNNWVVEHCARPLAVSAIASTGVAAAAGLDTEDTITLCVEWENLADRSRASALYTSSWIAPQSDVHSQQRFFYMGHKGELNIDQAHRGYALATDTAGYASPNPLFMKYAPDARGRFAGQHGYGYRSIEAFVEAAQAVRTGKAACDDFNGRLATVHDTTRVTAILDAGRRSLDAGGQRFELEYDAAGQVWAINTPTPAGPEGPHWTTRAPTGGKAVIGQA is encoded by the coding sequence ATGTCACTCCCTCGTCTGTTGATGGTCGGCACGGGCGAGTACACGACGGGCTATGTCCGCGACGGGGCGAGCGGTTCGGACAAGAGCGCAGGCGTGGTGGCGCTTACCTGCTTCGACCTGCGTGACCGGGGGCGGCTGGGTGACCTGAGCATGGCGGGCGCCAACGGCGCCAAGTTCCCCGCCATCCGCCGCCACCTGCAGGATCTGGTCGGCGACAAGTACAGCGGCCTCGACGTGTCGTTCCGCAGCTTCCCCGCGGACGACACGCCCCGCGACCCGCTGGCCTACCTGGCGGCGCTCGACGCGTTGGAGCCGGGCGACCTGGTGACGGTCTTCACGCCGGACGACACGCACTTCGAGATCGCCATGCGGGCGGTCGAGCGGGGCATGCACGTGCTGGTCGCCAAGCCGATCGTGAAGAACCTGCGGGAACACCTCCTGCTCGCGGCCGCCGCCCGCCGCCACGGGGTGCTGGTGGCGATGGAGGTGCACAAGCGATGGGACCCGCTCTACGCCGACGCCCGCGACCGCATCCGCGAGCTGGGCGCCTTCAGCTTCTTTAGCTCGTACATGAGCCAGCCGAAGAGCCAGCTCGGCACGTTCCGGGCGTGGGCGGGCAAGTCGAGCGACATCAGCTTCTACCTGAACGCGCACCACGTCGACTTCAACAACTGGGTCGTCGAGCACTGCGCGCGGCCGTTGGCGGTCTCCGCCATCGCGTCGACCGGCGTGGCGGCGGCGGCGGGGCTCGACACCGAAGACACGATCACGCTCTGCGTCGAGTGGGAGAACCTGGCGGACCGCTCCCGCGCGTCGGCCCTGTACACCTCGTCGTGGATTGCGCCGCAGAGCGACGTCCACTCGCAGCAGCGGTTCTTCTACATGGGGCACAAGGGGGAGCTGAACATCGACCAGGCCCACCGGGGCTACGCGCTGGCGACCGACACGGCGGGCTACGCCTCTCCCAACCCGCTGTTCATGAAGTACGCCCCCGACGCACGGGGGCGGTTCGCCGGCCAGCACGGCTACGGCTACCGCAGCATCGAGGCGTTCGTCGAGGCGGCCCAGGCGGTCCGCACGGGCAAAGCGGCCTGCGACGACTTCAACGGCCGCTTGGCCACGGTCCACGACACGACGCGTGTGACGGCCATCCTCGACGCCGGCCGCCGGAGCCTCGACGCCGGGGGGCAGCGGTTCGAACTCGAGTACGACGCCGCCGGGCAGGTCTGGGCCATCAACACGCCCACGCCGGCCGGCCCGGAAGGCCCCCACTGGACCACCCGCGCCCCAACCGGTGGGAAGGCCGTGATCGGTCAGGCGTAA
- a CDS encoding tagaturonate epimerase family protein codes for MIHSNCGPIGTVQDRLANEHHNALQRFRMSTPQPTPLGLAPSFGFGDRIGLATPGHIAAARRAGGGIAPMFAQQSIREMTRTNRTPPGVMEDAMNACRAAGWSQPHGADADHLKTPADVSVTAEAGFTFFTIDPSGIVDQQADDYSEARVRELFTEAAGAAPWVNGYRGKTVKLPTGSTIVFDEPALLKAAVKYGRAIEAAVSLATTIRQVQQAAGRDYEIELSVDETEQPTTLAEHYIVADQCLQSGMKLVSLAPRFIGELEKGVDYIGDVQALETSLRDHAAIAHVLGPYKLSLHSGSDKLSMYPALARATGGMFHVKTAGTSYLEALRVAAQEEPELFRELCVFSRTRYDADRATYHVHATLDAVPPPEHLKSDLELQECYLGRWETTPQGDGFTQAGRQILHCTFGSVLTDKRLGPALRACLVEHPAVYEEVLAVHFEKHLSALRAGM; via the coding sequence GTGATTCATTCTAATTGCGGGCCGATTGGAACGGTCCAAGATCGTTTGGCCAACGAACACCACAACGCCCTCCAGCGGTTCAGGATGAGTACCCCACAGCCCACTCCCCTCGGCCTCGCTCCTTCCTTCGGTTTTGGCGACCGCATCGGACTGGCAACCCCTGGCCACATCGCGGCGGCGCGTCGCGCGGGGGGCGGCATCGCACCGATGTTCGCCCAGCAGTCGATCCGAGAGATGACGCGCACCAATCGCACCCCCCCGGGCGTGATGGAAGACGCGATGAACGCCTGCCGCGCCGCCGGCTGGAGCCAACCGCACGGCGCCGACGCGGACCACCTGAAGACCCCCGCGGACGTTAGCGTCACCGCCGAGGCCGGTTTCACCTTCTTCACTATCGACCCTTCCGGCATCGTCGACCAACAGGCCGACGACTACAGCGAAGCGCGCGTCCGTGAGTTGTTCACGGAAGCCGCGGGAGCAGCGCCGTGGGTAAACGGGTACCGGGGCAAGACGGTGAAGCTCCCGACGGGGTCGACCATCGTCTTCGATGAGCCCGCTCTGCTCAAGGCCGCGGTCAAGTACGGTCGGGCCATCGAGGCGGCGGTGTCGCTCGCCACGACCATCCGGCAGGTACAGCAGGCGGCGGGGCGTGATTACGAGATCGAACTAAGCGTTGACGAAACCGAGCAGCCCACCACGCTCGCAGAGCACTACATCGTCGCCGATCAATGCCTGCAAAGCGGCATGAAGCTCGTGTCGCTAGCGCCTCGGTTCATCGGCGAGCTGGAGAAGGGCGTCGACTACATCGGCGATGTGCAGGCGCTGGAGACGAGCCTGCGCGACCACGCCGCAATCGCGCACGTGCTTGGCCCCTACAAGCTGAGCCTGCACTCCGGTTCCGACAAGCTCTCGATGTACCCCGCCCTCGCGCGGGCTACCGGCGGGATGTTCCACGTGAAGACGGCCGGCACCTCCTACCTAGAAGCGCTGCGCGTGGCGGCCCAGGAAGAGCCAGAGTTGTTCCGCGAGCTCTGCGTCTTCTCGCGGACCCGCTACGACGCCGATCGCGCCACGTATCACGTCCACGCCACGCTCGACGCCGTTCCACCTCCCGAGCACTTGAAGAGCGACCTCGAGCTTCAAGAGTGCTACCTGGGACGGTGGGAAACGACGCCCCAGGGGGACGGATTCACCCAGGCCGGCCGGCAGATCTTGCACTGCACATTCGGGTCGGTGCTGACCGACAAGCGGCTCGGCCCCGCGCTCCGAGCCTGCCTGGTCGAGCACCCCGCCGTGTACGAAGAGGTCCTCGCGGTGCATTTTGAGAAGCACCTCTCGGCTCTGCGGGCAGGCATGTAA
- a CDS encoding zinc-binding alcohol dehydrogenase family protein produces MKALEITAPGECRLTEVPTPQPGAGEVLLRVRTVGFCGSDLNTFRGLNPLVSYPRVPGHEIAATIEQLGEGVDGWSVGTPVLVFPYTECGKCSACRADRPNCCRYNQTLGVQREGAMSEFFAISAEKIISAEGLSFSELALVEPLTVGFHAAARGQVRDGDTVAVFGAGAIGLGAIAGAAFRGARVIAIDVDDAKLELATACGAAEAINSRTMPLHDRLQELTDGHGPDVVIEAVGLAETFVAAVEEVAFAGRVVYIGYAKAAVAYETKLFVMKELDIRGSRNALKGDFENVIKMLSSGGFPSDRIVSHQSTLDDAGETLAAWGQNPQAFTKIHVDFPLGDSLSS; encoded by the coding sequence ATGAAGGCTTTGGAAATCACCGCGCCGGGGGAGTGCCGGCTTACTGAAGTGCCAACGCCCCAGCCGGGCGCCGGCGAGGTGCTGCTGCGCGTTCGCACGGTCGGCTTTTGCGGCAGCGACCTGAACACCTTCCGCGGGCTCAATCCGCTGGTCTCGTACCCCCGCGTGCCGGGCCACGAGATCGCGGCCACGATCGAGCAGTTGGGCGAGGGGGTCGACGGATGGTCGGTCGGGACTCCCGTGCTTGTGTTCCCCTACACCGAGTGCGGCAAATGCAGCGCGTGCCGGGCCGATCGCCCCAACTGCTGCCGCTACAACCAAACCCTCGGCGTGCAACGCGAGGGCGCCATGTCGGAGTTCTTCGCGATCAGTGCAGAGAAGATCATCAGCGCCGAAGGGCTGTCGTTCTCTGAACTCGCCCTCGTCGAGCCACTGACGGTGGGGTTCCATGCCGCCGCCCGGGGCCAAGTCCGCGACGGCGACACGGTTGCCGTGTTCGGGGCGGGCGCCATCGGCTTGGGGGCCATCGCGGGCGCCGCTTTCCGCGGGGCGCGTGTGATCGCCATTGACGTAGACGACGCAAAGCTCGAGCTGGCCACCGCCTGCGGCGCCGCTGAGGCCATTAACTCGCGGACCATGCCGCTCCATGATCGGCTGCAAGAGTTGACCGACGGGCACGGCCCGGATGTGGTCATCGAAGCCGTGGGGTTGGCGGAGACCTTTGTCGCCGCGGTAGAAGAAGTCGCTTTCGCCGGGCGGGTCGTCTACATCGGCTACGCCAAAGCAGCCGTGGCGTACGAGACGAAGCTGTTTGTGATGAAGGAGCTCGACATCCGCGGGTCTCGGAATGCGCTCAAGGGCGACTTCGAGAACGTCATCAAGATGCTCTCTTCCGGAGGGTTCCCGAGCGACCGCATCGTCTCACACCAATCTACGCTGGACGACGCGGGAGAAACACTCGCCGCCTGGGGGCAGAACCCGCAGGCGTTTACGAAGATCCACGTTGATTTCCCCCTGGGGGATTCGCTGTCTTCGTGA
- a CDS encoding CmpA/NrtA family ABC transporter substrate-binding protein yields the protein MPNSLRFATPLFCLLLACCQGCGTKPAEVDLSVLADLEKELAQGPAGATAAEPTSLSTRKQQRTLDLEKDALKLGFIKLTDCAPIVIAKEKGFFGDEGLQVEVIAQPNWQTLLDNVISGELDGAHMLSGQPIAATIGIGKQEDIFTAFTMDLNGNAVTVSNAIWEQMQENEPRLKQPRPEHPISADSLRPIVEDMLAAGQKLQMGMVFPVSTHNYELRYWLAASGINPGMYSPSDIAGRTDAQVELSVTPPPMMPATLEAGNIQGYCVGEPWNQQAVAKGIGVPVTTNYDIWKNNPEKVFGVSKRWSDENPNTHVAVVKALIRAGQWLDAVDPSGDLVNREEAARILSRPDYVGADFAVIKNSMTGHFYFQKSDKRAMPDFNVFYKHHCTYPWYSDGVWFLTQMRRWGQIAEPKPAQWYEETARKVYKPEVYLKAARILADQGLIQEADVPWETDGYKPPTDEFIDGVTYDGRKPLEYLKAHQIGNQD from the coding sequence ATGCCGAACTCCCTGCGTTTCGCGACCCCGCTCTTCTGCCTGCTCCTGGCATGCTGCCAAGGGTGCGGGACAAAGCCAGCAGAGGTCGATCTGAGCGTGCTGGCGGACCTCGAGAAGGAACTGGCCCAGGGCCCGGCCGGAGCGACCGCCGCCGAGCCCACGTCTCTTTCAACGAGGAAGCAGCAAAGAACGCTGGACCTGGAGAAGGACGCCCTCAAGCTGGGGTTCATCAAGCTTACCGACTGCGCTCCGATCGTGATCGCCAAGGAGAAGGGCTTCTTCGGCGACGAGGGGTTGCAGGTAGAAGTGATCGCCCAACCCAACTGGCAGACCCTGCTCGACAACGTCATCAGCGGCGAGCTCGATGGCGCCCACATGCTCTCGGGCCAGCCGATCGCCGCCACGATCGGCATCGGCAAACAAGAAGACATCTTCACTGCGTTCACGATGGACCTCAACGGCAACGCGGTCACCGTTTCGAACGCCATCTGGGAGCAGATGCAAGAGAACGAGCCGCGGCTCAAGCAGCCGCGGCCGGAGCATCCGATCTCCGCAGACTCGCTCCGGCCGATCGTCGAAGACATGCTTGCCGCGGGGCAGAAACTACAGATGGGGATGGTGTTCCCTGTTTCTACGCACAATTACGAGCTGCGCTACTGGCTCGCCGCGTCTGGGATCAACCCCGGGATGTACTCACCCAGCGATATCGCGGGGCGGACGGACGCCCAGGTCGAGCTGTCGGTCACGCCGCCGCCGATGATGCCGGCGACGCTCGAAGCGGGCAACATCCAGGGGTACTGCGTCGGCGAGCCTTGGAACCAGCAGGCGGTGGCCAAAGGGATCGGCGTTCCGGTCACGACGAACTACGACATCTGGAAGAACAACCCAGAGAAGGTGTTCGGCGTGAGCAAGAGGTGGTCCGACGAGAATCCAAACACCCATGTGGCGGTCGTCAAAGCGTTGATCCGCGCAGGCCAATGGCTAGACGCCGTCGACCCGTCCGGCGACCTCGTCAACCGCGAAGAGGCGGCCCGCATCCTCTCGCGGCCCGACTACGTCGGCGCCGACTTTGCCGTAATCAAGAACTCGATGACGGGCCACTTCTACTTTCAGAAGTCCGACAAGCGGGCGATGCCCGACTTCAATGTCTTCTACAAGCACCACTGCACCTACCCATGGTACAGCGACGGCGTGTGGTTTCTGACCCAGATGCGAAGGTGGGGACAGATCGCCGAACCCAAGCCGGCTCAGTGGTACGAGGAAACTGCCAGAAAGGTGTACAAGCCCGAGGTCTACCTGAAGGCGGCGCGGATCCTGGCCGACCAGGGCCTGATCCAAGAGGCCGACGTTCCCTGGGAGACCGACGGCTACAAGCCCCCCACCGATGAGTTCATCGACGGCGTGACCTACGACGGCCGCAAGCCGCTTGAGTACCTCAAGGCCCACCAGATCGGCAACCAGGACTAG
- a CDS encoding ABC transporter permease subunit: MKYTLIKAIDVAGLNFLTPVVLLCYGEEPAKQLREIGRYIVLPLLAVAVAVGVWVLVAERIQTKSGKLPNPAQTWSAASAIWTFHLREEDKADAYLAEGSNRAQMLDETEARLAKLEAAAGIIESKLSSSQADASAAVDAKQSPAEARVAKATAEITRARSRREEALLRLAQKLPAGSPEGKEQLVGYVRAHEAKKQLEREELKALRDQLAAQQAGAKPEVERWTRLQSSVAEEQQYLAKKADLLAGANRAARLDREKAQLTEAEQELLAATGADALAAARRVERAEGRIASVAQSAYAQPATLPFQTKRSVLCVFCGFLLGSAIAIPIGILCGLSKTVMAMATPFIALLKPVSPIVWLPVALIIVSGFIPDPDKNPLVQKLWALPWMGDYKINPAFIASAITVALCSLWATMTNTALGVASVDKDHLNVARVLRLGFWDRLFKIVLPSALPLMFAGLRISLGVGWMVLIAAELLSSSEGIGKFVWDQFNNGASDSFAKMVVVVFEVGVVGLLLDRVMIVFQRLVSFDGAPAAI, encoded by the coding sequence ATGAAGTACACGCTGATCAAGGCGATCGACGTCGCAGGGCTCAACTTCCTGACCCCCGTGGTGCTGCTGTGCTACGGGGAGGAACCGGCGAAGCAGCTCAGGGAGATCGGGCGGTACATCGTGCTCCCCCTGTTGGCCGTAGCCGTGGCCGTTGGCGTGTGGGTCCTGGTTGCCGAGCGCATCCAGACCAAATCGGGCAAGCTCCCGAACCCGGCCCAGACGTGGTCGGCCGCGTCCGCTATCTGGACGTTCCACCTCCGCGAAGAAGACAAGGCCGACGCCTACCTGGCAGAGGGGAGCAACCGAGCGCAGATGCTTGACGAGACCGAAGCGCGGCTGGCCAAGCTCGAAGCCGCCGCGGGCATCATCGAATCCAAGTTAAGCAGCTCGCAGGCAGACGCATCCGCCGCGGTCGACGCAAAACAATCGCCGGCGGAGGCGCGTGTCGCCAAGGCGACCGCGGAAATCACTCGCGCCCGGTCGCGACGCGAAGAGGCGCTGCTGCGTCTCGCCCAGAAGCTCCCGGCCGGCTCGCCGGAGGGGAAAGAGCAGCTCGTCGGCTACGTCCGCGCGCACGAGGCGAAGAAGCAACTCGAGCGCGAAGAGCTTAAGGCGCTCCGCGACCAGCTTGCAGCGCAGCAGGCTGGCGCCAAGCCTGAGGTTGAGCGGTGGACCCGCCTCCAATCGTCCGTCGCCGAGGAGCAGCAGTACCTGGCGAAGAAGGCCGACCTGCTTGCGGGCGCCAACCGAGCCGCGAGACTCGACCGGGAGAAGGCCCAACTGACCGAGGCAGAGCAGGAGCTGCTCGCCGCAACGGGCGCAGACGCCCTGGCGGCGGCCAGGCGGGTCGAGCGCGCCGAGGGCCGGATCGCGTCGGTCGCCCAGTCGGCCTACGCCCAGCCGGCGACGCTGCCATTCCAGACCAAGCGGAGCGTGCTCTGTGTCTTCTGCGGGTTCCTGCTTGGGTCGGCGATCGCGATCCCCATCGGGATCCTGTGCGGCCTCTCCAAGACCGTCATGGCGATGGCGACCCCCTTTATCGCGTTGCTCAAGCCGGTCTCTCCCATCGTCTGGCTGCCGGTAGCGCTGATTATCGTCAGCGGGTTCATCCCGGACCCCGACAAGAACCCGCTCGTCCAGAAGCTGTGGGCGCTGCCCTGGATGGGCGACTACAAGATCAATCCGGCGTTCATCGCTTCGGCGATCACCGTGGCGCTTTGCTCGCTGTGGGCGACCATGACCAACACCGCCCTGGGCGTCGCGTCGGTTGACAAAGACCACCTCAACGTCGCCCGGGTGCTGCGGCTTGGGTTCTGGGACCGGCTCTTCAAGATCGTGCTGCCTTCGGCGCTGCCGCTGATGTTCGCCGGGCTGCGTATCTCGCTCGGGGTCGGCTGGATGGTGCTGATCGCCGCGGAGCTGCTCAGCTCGTCCGAGGGGATCGGCAAGTTTGTATGGGACCAGTTCAACAACGGCGCCAGCGACTCGTTCGCCAAGATGGTGGTCGTGGTGTTTGAGGTGGGCGTGGTCGGCTTGCTGCTGGACCGTGTGATGATCGTCTTCCAACGCCTCGTGAGCTTCGACGGCGCACCGGCAGCGATCTAG
- a CDS encoding ABC transporter ATP-binding protein encodes MAFLELDNVTFAYGSGSSRYEVFQGADLRVQENEFVAVLGFSGSGKSTLISLLAGLEKPTLGGARLRGEPIAGPGPDKGVVFQNYSLLPWLTCVGNIDLAVRRVMPGLKGPERRAYVQTYLDLVSLTGAEEKKPQELSGGMRQRLSLARTLAMRPEVLLLDEPLSALDALTRAVLQDEIIRIWEEDRRTVVMITNDVDEAVLMADRIVPMTPGPSASLGDSFCVSLPRPRDRATLNFDPDFKRLRNDVTRAMLRMSSDAKELAPVLDYPLPDLEPVIPGRPLSVA; translated from the coding sequence ATGGCGTTTCTAGAACTCGACAACGTGACATTCGCCTACGGCTCTGGCTCAAGCCGGTACGAGGTGTTCCAGGGCGCGGACCTGCGGGTCCAGGAGAACGAGTTTGTCGCGGTGCTCGGCTTCTCAGGGAGCGGAAAAAGCACGCTGATCTCGCTGCTGGCCGGCCTAGAGAAGCCAACCCTGGGCGGGGCTCGCTTGCGGGGCGAACCGATCGCCGGCCCGGGTCCCGACAAGGGGGTCGTGTTCCAGAACTACTCGTTGCTCCCGTGGCTGACGTGCGTCGGCAACATCGACCTCGCGGTCCGCCGGGTGATGCCGGGGCTCAAGGGCCCAGAACGACGCGCCTACGTGCAAACGTATCTCGACCTGGTCAGCCTCACCGGCGCCGAAGAAAAGAAGCCGCAAGAGCTATCGGGCGGGATGCGGCAGCGGCTGTCGCTGGCTCGCACCCTCGCGATGAGGCCCGAGGTGCTGCTGCTGGACGAACCGCTTAGCGCGCTAGACGCCCTTACTCGGGCTGTGCTGCAGGACGAGATCATCCGCATCTGGGAAGAGGACCGCCGCACGGTTGTGATGATCACCAACGACGTCGACGAGGCGGTCTTGATGGCCGACCGCATCGTGCCGATGACCCCCGGCCCTTCGGCATCGCTTGGCGACAGCTTCTGCGTTTCTCTCCCGCGACCGAGGGACCGCGCCACGCTCAACTTCGACCCAGACTTCAAGCGGCTGCGGAACGACGTGACCCGGGCCATGCTGCGGATGAGCAGCGACGCAAAGGAGCTTGCGCCGGTGCTCGATTATCCCCTCCCCGACCTAGAACCGGTCATCCCCGGACGCCCGTTGAGCGTAGCGTGA
- a CDS encoding ABC transporter ATP-binding protein, with product MTSYHDKRFVEIFQLTKAYPNRYADDVKVVDGFDLVMQRGDVVSVIGHSGCGKSTVLTMLAGLNPATSGSIAVNGREIDGPGPDRAVVFQSPCLLPWLTTLGNVMLGVEKVYPHGSKTQRRQICEHYLAAVGLADSMHKYPREMSGGMQQRVGIARAIALKPQVLLLDEPFGRLDSLTRMELQDVVLRVLDTDRITTMIITHDVDEAIYISDRVCMMTSGPRAHVGQILEIPFARPRQRADVLEHPLYYDLRGCLISFLEQQDHSDDKSGVHDDASATMQRVEALYDTTHGRVGVDAADLALPVGAA from the coding sequence GTGACTTCCTATCACGACAAACGCTTCGTCGAGATCTTCCAGCTCACCAAGGCCTACCCCAACCGGTACGCCGACGACGTGAAGGTGGTGGACGGATTCGATCTGGTCATGCAGCGCGGCGACGTAGTGAGCGTGATCGGACACTCGGGGTGCGGCAAGAGCACCGTGCTGACGATGCTCGCCGGGCTCAACCCCGCCACGTCGGGCAGCATCGCGGTCAACGGCCGCGAGATCGACGGCCCCGGCCCCGACCGGGCAGTGGTGTTTCAGTCTCCCTGCCTGCTGCCGTGGCTCACCACGCTGGGCAACGTGATGTTGGGAGTCGAGAAAGTGTACCCGCACGGTTCCAAGACCCAACGGCGGCAGATCTGCGAACACTATCTCGCGGCCGTCGGCCTGGCGGACTCCATGCACAAGTACCCGCGCGAGATGTCTGGCGGGATGCAGCAGCGGGTCGGCATCGCTCGGGCCATCGCCCTGAAGCCGCAGGTGCTGCTGCTCGACGAACCGTTCGGCCGACTCGACTCGCTCACTCGGATGGAGCTGCAAGACGTGGTGCTGCGGGTCCTCGATACCGACCGGATCACGACCATGATCATCACCCACGACGTCGATGAAGCGATCTACATATCCGACCGCGTCTGCATGATGACCAGCGGGCCGCGGGCGCACGTTGGGCAGATCTTGGAGATCCCCTTTGCACGCCCCCGCCAACGCGCGGACGTGCTCGAACACCCCCTCTACTACGACCTCCGCGGCTGCTTGATCTCGTTCTTGGAGCAGCAAGACCACTCGGATGACAAGAGCGGGGTCCACGACGACGCATCGGCGACGATGCAACGCGTCGAGGCGCTCTACGACACCACGCACGGACGCGTGGGTGTCGACGCCGCCGACCTCGCCCTCCCCGTCGGCGCCGCCTAA
- a CDS encoding GAF domain-containing protein: MTLTSAPPKAKLVRAIEVWRCDDSGQRLTLASGAYGDDDELRSGSESMSFCLGEGLPGMAWRDRSPVVMHDLQAGEFLRAELAERVGLSSGIAVPCLHRQQVAGVVTFLCDHGQDAEGAFEVWRRNQRDELALSGSYYANLDRFGLISQYVKFPKRAGLPGKVWSEQSPKLVGNLGSSKEFMRAAGARAEGLNAALGLPIFSSPLEIDSVVCLLSSARSPIASVIEVWTPAEPDDEGTDSLTLRSAFYGPYVDLAPAASQRRLSRGEGLAGRAWQEMAPVATDDAPAFETARGRRLSEYGLSTGLGFPVFVGERLAAVVTLIG; this comes from the coding sequence ATGACACTTACCTCAGCTCCGCCGAAGGCCAAGTTGGTTCGCGCCATCGAGGTTTGGCGCTGCGACGACTCCGGTCAGCGGCTCACGCTGGCCTCGGGCGCCTACGGAGACGACGACGAGCTTCGCTCCGGCAGCGAGTCGATGAGCTTCTGCCTCGGCGAGGGCCTGCCCGGGATGGCTTGGCGCGACCGATCGCCGGTCGTTATGCACGACTTGCAGGCGGGCGAGTTCCTACGGGCCGAGCTCGCGGAACGGGTCGGCCTCTCGAGCGGCATCGCGGTCCCTTGCTTGCATCGGCAGCAGGTCGCCGGGGTAGTCACGTTCTTGTGCGACCACGGGCAGGACGCAGAAGGCGCGTTCGAAGTTTGGCGCCGGAACCAGCGAGACGAGCTCGCCTTGTCCGGCAGCTACTACGCGAACCTCGACCGCTTTGGCCTGATCAGCCAGTACGTCAAGTTTCCAAAGCGTGCAGGCCTGCCCGGCAAGGTGTGGAGCGAACAATCTCCCAAGCTGGTCGGGAACCTCGGGTCTTCCAAGGAGTTTATGCGCGCCGCCGGCGCACGGGCCGAAGGGCTGAACGCCGCGCTGGGCCTGCCCATCTTCTCTTCGCCGCTCGAGATCGACTCGGTCGTTTGCCTGCTCTCGTCCGCCCGGTCGCCGATCGCATCGGTGATTGAGGTATGGACGCCGGCAGAGCCAGATGACGAAGGGACCGATTCGCTCACGCTGCGGTCGGCCTTCTACGGCCCGTACGTCGACCTGGCGCCCGCGGCGAGCCAAAGGCGTTTGTCACGGGGCGAAGGACTGGCCGGACGCGCGTGGCAAGAGATGGCCCCCGTAGCGACCGACGACGCCCCCGCCTTTGAGACCGCGCGTGGCCGCAGGCTGAGCGAGTACGGGCTGTCCACGGGCCTGGGATTCCCCGTCTTTGTCGGTGAGCGCCTTGCCGCCGTGGTCACCCTGATTGGATGA